In Candidatus Dormiibacterota bacterium, the following are encoded in one genomic region:
- a CDS encoding R3H domain-containing nucleic acid-binding protein: MLDDPGGETPGEDAGLAPAATTGEVERLTDRVLGGLGLDVRAKATDTETAVLVDLTGSDRDYLLSRKGEGLGALQYLLNRIIYKGRKGKKIQVDCGGFRKLHEDEIVEIAVRSAEKAKARGEECLLNPMNPYERRLVHIALAELGGVETRSVGDGFLKRVAIVPVAKTGTAGGQDDRS; the protein is encoded by the coding sequence ATGCTCGATGATCCGGGCGGCGAGACTCCCGGCGAAGACGCGGGCTTAGCACCCGCGGCCACGACCGGCGAGGTCGAACGACTGACCGATCGGGTCCTGGGCGGGCTGGGTCTCGACGTGCGGGCGAAGGCGACCGACACGGAGACTGCCGTCCTGGTCGATCTCACAGGCAGCGACCGCGATTACCTGCTCAGCCGCAAGGGTGAAGGGCTGGGCGCCCTGCAGTACCTCCTCAACCGCATCATCTACAAGGGTCGGAAGGGCAAGAAGATCCAGGTCGATTGTGGCGGCTTCCGCAAGCTGCACGAGGACGAGATCGTCGAGATCGCCGTGCGCTCGGCGGAGAAGGCGAAGGCCCGGGGCGAGGAGTGTCTCTTGAACCCCATGAACCCGTACGAACGGCGCCTCGTGCACATAGCGCTCGCCGAGCTCGGCGGTGTCGAGACCAGGAGCGTCGGAGACGGCTTCCTGAAGAGGGTCGCCATCGTGCCCGTCGCGAAGACCGGAACGGCGGGCGGGCAGGACGATCGCTCCTGA
- the mnmE gene encoding tRNA uridine-5-carboxymethylaminomethyl(34) synthesis GTPase MnmE — protein sequence MIELRPLPPAAHDDVEPSAAVDPETIVAISTPPGRGGIGVVRLSGPRAATLARSLFRPAAAIAAPTASGQAVFGRFVDAAADTIDHGYLVVFHPPATFTGEETAELWAHGSPAALRLLLSTAVAAGARPATPGEFTLRAFLNGRIDVTQAEAIRDLIEARTAFQAKVAHDQVRGRISEAVNRLKDRLVELVARLEASIEFSEESEAGRFLPDEGAWPEARSLREGIETLAGTYERGRRVREGATVALAGPPNAGKSSLFNRLLEEDRAIVTPVEGTTRDVLEETLDLGGVPVTLLDTAGLHAPRDEADAEAVRRARGALESADRVLLVLDWSRPLSEEENGLLDAVADGRCLVILNKIDLACGLGLDTVLRLKQRRGALEVSAKTGQGIETLRRALGQAVALEGVVGREETFVTNVRHRDLLVRAAAALARAEEGAHRGVSDECLLLDCREALDRLGEITGEVGIDGIYERIFLTFCIGK from the coding sequence ATGATCGAGCTCCGCCCACTCCCCCCGGCCGCTCACGACGACGTCGAGCCGTCCGCGGCGGTCGATCCGGAGACCATCGTCGCCATCTCCACGCCGCCCGGCCGCGGGGGGATCGGTGTCGTCCGGCTGTCGGGCCCGCGGGCCGCGACCCTCGCCCGCTCGCTGTTCCGTCCGGCCGCGGCGATCGCCGCTCCCACGGCGTCGGGGCAGGCGGTATTCGGCCGCTTCGTCGACGCGGCGGCGGACACCATCGACCACGGCTACCTGGTCGTGTTCCATCCTCCGGCGACCTTCACCGGGGAAGAGACGGCCGAGCTGTGGGCGCACGGCAGCCCCGCGGCGCTGCGTCTCCTGCTGTCGACAGCCGTCGCGGCCGGGGCCCGGCCCGCGACTCCTGGGGAATTCACGCTGCGCGCCTTCCTGAACGGCCGGATCGACGTGACCCAGGCGGAGGCGATCCGCGACCTGATCGAGGCGCGCACCGCGTTCCAGGCCAAAGTGGCCCACGACCAGGTGCGCGGCCGGATATCGGAAGCGGTCAACCGTCTGAAGGACCGCCTGGTCGAGCTCGTGGCGCGGCTCGAGGCTTCGATCGAGTTCTCGGAGGAGTCCGAGGCCGGGCGCTTCCTGCCGGACGAGGGGGCGTGGCCCGAGGCGCGCTCGCTGAGGGAGGGGATCGAGACCCTGGCGGGCACCTACGAGCGCGGGCGGCGGGTGCGTGAAGGGGCGACGGTCGCCCTGGCCGGCCCTCCGAACGCCGGCAAGTCGAGCCTCTTCAACCGTCTGCTCGAGGAGGACCGCGCCATCGTCACGCCGGTCGAAGGGACCACGCGCGATGTGCTGGAGGAAACGCTCGATCTGGGGGGCGTGCCGGTGACCCTTCTCGACACCGCGGGGCTGCACGCGCCGCGCGACGAGGCGGACGCCGAGGCGGTGCGCCGGGCGCGCGGCGCGCTCGAGTCCGCCGACCGCGTGCTCCTGGTACTCGACTGGTCGCGACCTCTCTCGGAAGAGGAGAACGGTCTCCTGGACGCCGTCGCGGACGGACGCTGTCTCGTGATCCTCAACAAGATCGACCTGGCCTGCGGCCTCGGCCTGGACACGGTGCTCCGGCTGAAGCAGAGGCGCGGCGCTCTCGAGGTGTCGGCGAAGACCGGGCAGGGGATCGAGACCCTGCGCCGGGCGCTCGGGCAGGCGGTCGCTCTGGAAGGGGTCGTCGGGCGCGAGGAGACCTTCGTCACCAACGTGCGGCACCGCGATCTGCTGGTGCGGGCGGCCGCGGCGCTGGCGCGCGCCGAGGAGGGGGCACACCGCGGCGTGTCGGACGAGTGTCTCCTCCTGGACTGCCGCGAGGCGCTCGACCGGCTGGGGGAGATCACCGGGGAGGTCGGCATCGACGGGATCTACGAGCGCATCTTCCTGACATTCTGCATCGGCAAATGA
- the mnmG gene encoding tRNA uridine-5-carboxymethylaminomethyl(34) synthesis enzyme MnmG encodes MSETGRDRFDVVVIGAGHAGCEAALAAARLGCETALVTLDADAVARMSCNPAIGGLAKGHLVREIDALGGEMGRAIDETGIQFRLLNASRGPAVQAPRAQADKEAYSQRMRRVVATTDRLRLVEGEVVDLRVEDGILRGVVMAAGRTLETGCAVVTTGTFLRGLLHVGLENRAGGRVGEGAAVGLSEALARLGFPMGRLKTGTPPRVLRSSVDFDVLDRQPGDPEPVPFSFETDSITTTQVDCHITFTNPGTHAIIRGSLDRSPLYTGRITSTGPRYCPSIEDKVVRFADRDRHQIFVEPEGRDHPWIYLNGISTSLPAEVQLEIVRSIHGLEHAEVARAGYAVEYDFVQPTVCRHTLETKSVRGLFLAGQINGTTGYEEAAALGLMAGINAALLVRREPPLVLSRGEAYIGVLVDDLVLKGTAEPYRMFTSRAEYRLLLDIDSADLRLTGHGRRVGLVGDERYARFEARRDGVRSFERLLETLTLTPKEETRRRAEETLGVRILEPTTPALLLRRSDVSIEAMERFLGDAAPQGLRRRDRLYVANRMRYGGYIERQQKDLERLRREEGRCIPSGFEYEGIPGLSREVVEKLQRARPATLAQAARISGVTPAALSLINIYLEKGRRAATCEAGTGPSRPPRRTDSRCTSI; translated from the coding sequence ATGAGCGAGACCGGACGGGACCGTTTCGATGTCGTCGTCATCGGCGCCGGCCACGCCGGCTGCGAGGCGGCGCTCGCCGCGGCGCGCCTGGGGTGCGAAACGGCGCTCGTGACGCTCGATGCGGACGCCGTGGCGCGCATGTCGTGCAATCCGGCGATCGGGGGCCTGGCCAAGGGACACCTGGTACGCGAGATCGACGCGCTCGGCGGCGAGATGGGGCGCGCGATCGACGAGACCGGCATCCAGTTCCGCCTGCTCAATGCCAGTCGCGGCCCCGCCGTCCAGGCGCCGCGCGCCCAGGCCGACAAGGAGGCCTACTCGCAGAGGATGCGGCGCGTGGTCGCGACGACGGATCGACTCAGGCTGGTCGAGGGAGAGGTCGTCGACCTCCGTGTCGAGGACGGCATTCTGCGCGGTGTCGTCATGGCCGCCGGCCGGACGCTCGAGACCGGCTGCGCGGTGGTCACGACCGGCACGTTCCTGCGCGGTCTCCTGCATGTCGGTCTCGAGAACCGAGCGGGCGGCCGCGTGGGCGAGGGGGCCGCCGTCGGCCTGTCGGAAGCCCTGGCCAGGCTGGGCTTTCCGATGGGGCGGCTGAAGACCGGCACGCCGCCGAGGGTCCTGAGGAGCTCGGTCGATTTCGACGTCCTCGATCGGCAGCCGGGCGATCCGGAGCCGGTCCCGTTCTCCTTCGAGACCGACTCGATCACGACGACCCAGGTCGATTGCCACATCACCTTCACGAACCCTGGAACGCATGCCATCATCCGCGGGAGTCTCGACCGATCCCCTCTGTACACCGGGCGGATCACCTCGACCGGTCCGCGCTATTGCCCGTCGATCGAGGACAAGGTCGTGCGCTTCGCCGACCGCGACCGGCACCAGATCTTCGTCGAGCCGGAGGGACGCGATCATCCGTGGATCTACCTGAACGGCATCTCCACCAGTCTGCCGGCCGAGGTGCAGCTCGAGATCGTGCGCTCCATCCACGGCCTGGAGCATGCCGAGGTGGCGCGCGCCGGCTACGCCGTCGAGTACGACTTCGTGCAACCGACCGTGTGCCGGCACACGCTCGAGACGAAATCGGTGCGCGGCCTGTTCCTGGCGGGGCAGATCAACGGCACGACCGGGTACGAGGAGGCCGCGGCTCTCGGTCTGATGGCCGGGATCAACGCGGCCCTCCTGGTGCGGCGCGAACCGCCGCTCGTCCTGTCGCGCGGGGAGGCCTACATCGGGGTGCTGGTGGACGACCTGGTCCTGAAAGGGACCGCCGAGCCTTACCGGATGTTCACCTCGCGCGCCGAGTACAGGCTGCTGCTGGACATCGACAGCGCCGATCTGCGTCTCACGGGGCACGGCCGTCGCGTCGGCCTCGTCGGCGACGAGCGCTACGCCCGCTTCGAGGCGCGGCGCGACGGTGTGCGTTCGTTCGAGCGCCTGCTCGAGACACTCACCCTCACGCCGAAGGAGGAGACGCGACGGAGGGCGGAGGAGACGCTCGGTGTCCGCATCCTCGAGCCGACGACGCCGGCCCTTCTCCTCCGCCGCAGCGACGTGAGCATCGAGGCGATGGAGCGTTTCCTCGGTGACGCGGCCCCGCAGGGGCTGCGGCGGCGCGACCGTCTCTACGTCGCCAATCGCATGCGGTACGGCGGTTACATCGAAAGACAGCAGAAGGACCTGGAACGGCTCCGGCGGGAAGAGGGACGTTGCATCCCGTCCGGCTTCGAGTACGAAGGGATCCCCGGTCTGTCGCGCGAGGTGGTCGAGAAGCTGCAGCGCGCACGCCCGGCAACCCTGGCCCAGGCGGCCCGCATCTCGGGAGTCACGCCGGCCGCGCTCAGCCTGATCAATATCTATCTGGAGAAGGGGCGAAGGGCGGCTACTTGCGAGGCTGGAACAGGTCCTTCACGTCCACCCCGAAGAACTGATAGCCGCTGTACCTCAATATAG
- the rsmG gene encoding 16S rRNA (guanine(527)-N(7))-methyltransferase RsmG, whose product MVAAFTETLLKIARAAGRSLSDQELSRFEAHHRLLKAWGRRMNLTGLKDESMIARRHFLEPIAIADLLDDEGRLVDLGSGNGFPAVPLKVLRPGLELVLVESSEKKSAFLWAVIRELGLREARVETRRVRRLADLADLLPCRYLTLRAVRADDLLKGKGIRILVPGGKGLFFVTTDEVERLRRHTPFQGLRLSETRPLPSDPRSVLAIFEPGPA is encoded by the coding sequence ATGGTAGCCGCATTCACCGAAACTCTCCTCAAAATTGCCCGCGCGGCGGGCCGGTCCCTGTCGGATCAGGAGCTGAGCCGATTCGAAGCCCACCATCGCCTCTTGAAAGCGTGGGGCCGGCGGATGAACCTGACCGGGCTCAAGGACGAATCGATGATCGCCAGGCGGCACTTCCTCGAGCCGATTGCCATCGCCGACCTCCTGGATGACGAGGGGAGGCTCGTCGATCTTGGATCAGGCAACGGGTTTCCGGCCGTGCCGCTCAAGGTCCTGCGCCCGGGGCTGGAGCTGGTCCTCGTCGAATCGTCGGAGAAGAAGTCGGCGTTCCTCTGGGCCGTCATCCGGGAACTCGGGCTGAGGGAGGCGCGCGTCGAAACGAGGCGCGTGCGACGCCTCGCCGACCTCGCGGATCTGCTTCCCTGCCGTTACCTCACCCTGCGCGCCGTCCGTGCGGACGATCTCCTGAAGGGGAAGGGGATCCGTATCCTCGTTCCGGGGGGCAAGGGTCTCTTCTTCGTGACGACGGACGAGGTGGAGCGCCTCCGACGGCACACGCCGTTCCAGGGGCTCCGGCTCTCGGAGACGAGACCCCTGCCTTCGGATCCTCGCTCTGTCCTCGCGATCTTCGAGCCCGGCCCGGCCTGA
- a CDS encoding ParA family protein, which yields MGRIIAIANQKGGVGKTTTAVSLAAALAIAERSTLLVDMDPQASSTKALGLKPNPGGEMYGVMSGEGGIDQVLLRTELEFLWVAPASRDLVGIEVELINVAGREFRLREALAPVRDRFQYMLVDCPPSLGLLTINALAAADGILIPVQCEYLALEGVSELVETLYRIRASLNQGLELDGVLLTMYDERTNLSRQVVADIRSFFKERVYRTIVPRNVRLGEAPSFGKPIMLYDIRSKGSESYLNLAREVIRRYEKTGTRQRTEQSHP from the coding sequence ATGGGACGAATCATCGCCATCGCGAACCAGAAGGGGGGGGTCGGCAAGACCACGACCGCGGTGAGCCTGGCGGCCGCTCTGGCGATCGCCGAGCGCTCGACCCTTCTGGTGGACATGGATCCGCAGGCCTCCTCCACGAAGGCCCTGGGGTTGAAGCCGAACCCGGGGGGGGAGATGTACGGGGTCATGTCCGGCGAGGGAGGAATCGACCAGGTGCTGCTCCGCACGGAGCTCGAGTTCCTTTGGGTCGCTCCGGCCAGCCGGGACCTGGTCGGAATCGAAGTCGAGCTCATCAATGTCGCCGGTCGCGAGTTCCGCCTCAGGGAAGCGCTCGCACCGGTGCGCGACCGGTTTCAGTACATGCTGGTGGATTGTCCCCCGTCGCTCGGCCTTCTGACGATCAACGCCCTGGCCGCCGCCGACGGAATCCTGATTCCGGTTCAATGCGAGTACCTGGCGCTCGAAGGTGTCTCGGAGCTCGTGGAGACCCTCTACCGGATCCGGGCCTCGCTCAACCAGGGGCTCGAACTGGACGGTGTCCTGCTCACCATGTACGACGAGCGCACCAACCTGTCCCGTCAAGTGGTCGCGGACATACGCTCCTTCTTCAAGGAGAGGGTGTACCGGACCATCGTCCCGCGCAACGTCAGGCTGGGGGAAGCGCCCAGCTTCGGCAAACCGATCATGCTGTACGACATCCGGTCCAAGGGTTCGGAGTCGTACCTCAACCTCGCCCGCGAGGTCATCAGGCGCTATGAAAAGACAGGCACTCGGCAAAGGACTGAGCAGTCTCATCCCTGA
- a CDS encoding ParB/RepB/Spo0J family partition protein — protein sequence MKRQALGKGLSSLIPEPAQPADAGLLMLDVKRIQPSRYQPRVDFSGLEGLVDSIRENGIVQPIIVRQEADGYRLIAGERRWRAAQVAGMERIPAIVRKVADDRLLEIALIENIQRKELNPIEEARAYEVLLHDMKLSHADVARRVGRDRSSISNSLRLLKLPNKIQSLVRDGSVSLGHAKVIMAISDAETQIKVADEVVQNLLSVRETEERVAGLIDRSGRKGRRTPPLRTAAVDPNVAAAAERLTRALATKVRIARKGKGGRIEIDFYSDDELQRLYEFLLTAEKGH from the coding sequence ATGAAAAGACAGGCACTCGGCAAAGGACTGAGCAGTCTCATCCCTGAGCCGGCCCAGCCGGCCGACGCCGGGCTGTTGATGCTCGACGTGAAGCGGATCCAGCCCAGCCGCTACCAGCCGCGCGTCGATTTCAGCGGCCTCGAGGGACTGGTCGACTCCATCCGCGAGAACGGCATCGTCCAGCCGATCATCGTGAGGCAGGAGGCGGACGGATACCGGCTCATCGCGGGGGAGCGCCGCTGGCGCGCCGCCCAGGTCGCGGGGATGGAGCGGATTCCGGCCATCGTCAGGAAGGTCGCGGACGACCGGCTTCTCGAAATCGCCCTGATCGAGAACATCCAGAGGAAAGAGCTGAACCCGATCGAGGAGGCGCGAGCCTACGAGGTTCTCCTGCACGACATGAAGCTGTCCCATGCCGACGTGGCAAGGCGCGTGGGGAGGGATCGCTCCTCAATATCCAACTCGTTGAGACTATTGAAGTTACCTAATAAAATCCAGAGCCTCGTGAGGGATGGAAGTGTCTCCCTGGGTCACGCGAAGGTGATCATGGCAATTTCCGACGCGGAGACACAAATTAAGGTCGCCGACGAGGTGGTCCAGAACCTTCTCTCGGTCCGCGAGACCGAGGAGAGGGTGGCCGGGCTGATCGACCGGAGCGGCAGGAAGGGGCGCAGGACGCCTCCGCTTCGAACCGCGGCCGTGGATCCGAACGTCGCGGCGGCCGCGGAAAGGCTGACGCGGGCGCTGGCCACGAAGGTGCGCATCGCGAGGAAAGGGAAGGGCGGCAGGATCGAGATCGACTTCTACAGCGACGACGAGCTGCAACGACTCTACGAGTTCCTGTTGACCGCGGAAAAGGGGCACTGA
- a CDS encoding polymer-forming cytoskeletal protein, which yields MPFSKDALLKDHVAQDDISGFLAEGTEIHGEIRFRDVLRVDGKIGGKIISEKELVVGESGEVEADVDVGVLSVSGKVSGTIHVKEKLEIHPTGRVVGDITLEKPNLVIHEGGVFEGNIDMNAGKKKDVRDTSSKDADVEPIRRHGSTN from the coding sequence ATGCCGTTCAGCAAGGACGCCTTGCTCAAGGACCACGTGGCCCAGGACGACATCAGCGGGTTCCTGGCGGAAGGGACGGAGATCCACGGGGAGATCCGCTTCAGGGATGTCCTGCGCGTCGACGGGAAGATCGGCGGCAAGATCATCTCGGAGAAGGAGCTGGTCGTAGGCGAGTCGGGCGAGGTCGAGGCGGACGTCGACGTCGGGGTGCTGTCCGTGAGCGGCAAGGTGAGCGGGACGATCCACGTCAAGGAGAAGCTGGAGATTCATCCGACCGGCCGGGTCGTCGGTGATATCACACTCGAGAAGCCGAACCTGGTGATCCACGAGGGGGGCGTGTTCGAGGGGAACATCGACATGAACGCCGGCAAGAAGAAGGATGTCCGCGACACGTCCTCCAAGGACGCGGACGTCGAGCCGATCAGGCGGCACGGCTCGACCAACTGA
- a CDS encoding PEGA domain-containing protein, with protein sequence MRRARQHMTLALALSSLLLFGTTRALAGVRGAVRGPGVVRQRAVVFRAAFGGPFYWDPFWYPYSGFGWGISYAYGPPFYGGYAQLPPRNAAPVELHVSPRKADVIVDGTNVGQARDFNSRAYPLWLKTGTHTLELGRPGYQTLRVKFEVKGGRAYRVHYELREGEGLDPRSSKRVQEPPADSESD encoded by the coding sequence ATGCGACGCGCACGACAGCACATGACGCTGGCTCTGGCGCTCTCTTCCTTGCTGCTCTTCGGGACCACGCGGGCGCTGGCCGGCGTCCGCGGCGCCGTCCGGGGTCCGGGGGTCGTTCGGCAGAGAGCGGTTGTCTTCCGGGCGGCCTTCGGAGGTCCGTTTTACTGGGACCCCTTCTGGTACCCCTACTCCGGCTTCGGCTGGGGGATCTCCTACGCGTACGGTCCACCGTTCTACGGCGGCTACGCCCAGCTCCCGCCGCGCAACGCTGCGCCGGTGGAGCTGCACGTCAGCCCCCGGAAAGCGGACGTGATCGTCGACGGCACGAACGTGGGCCAGGCGCGGGATTTCAACTCGCGGGCGTACCCCTTGTGGCTGAAGACCGGGACCCACACCCTGGAGCTTGGCCGTCCCGGCTACCAGACGCTGCGCGTGAAGTTCGAGGTGAAAGGAGGAAGGGCTTACCGCGTGCATTACGAACTGCGTGAGGGAGAAGGACTCGATCCCCGTTCCTCGAAACGGGTCCAGGAGCCTCCGGCGGATTCGGAATCAGATTGA
- the atpH gene encoding ATP synthase F1 subunit delta, translating to MQPVAVAKRYARALADYAETKPGEAGRSGKKDTSSLEPLLSELALVRRVLDGDPKFARFFADPSIDQKDKKAALEAMARKGKLSDAMRNFLLLLVTNRRLGALGEIVRAFEQEKDERLGIVSAETTTAVPLSAAELRRLREALETMTGRTVKITQRVDPALLGGARTRIGSKIYDGTLRRNLEALRERLVGTH from the coding sequence GTGCAGCCAGTCGCCGTCGCGAAGCGGTACGCGCGGGCCCTCGCGGACTACGCCGAAACGAAGCCCGGAGAGGCCGGCCGGTCCGGCAAGAAGGACACGTCCAGTCTGGAGCCGCTTCTGTCCGAGCTGGCTCTGGTCCGCCGCGTCCTGGACGGCGATCCGAAGTTCGCTCGTTTCTTCGCCGATCCCTCGATCGACCAGAAGGACAAGAAGGCGGCCCTGGAGGCCATGGCGCGGAAGGGGAAGCTGAGCGACGCCATGCGCAATTTCCTCCTCCTGCTCGTCACCAACCGGCGCCTCGGGGCGCTCGGAGAGATCGTGCGGGCCTTCGAACAGGAGAAGGACGAACGGCTGGGAATCGTGTCGGCGGAGACCACGACCGCGGTGCCGCTGTCGGCGGCCGAGCTCAGGCGGTTGCGGGAGGCGCTGGAGACGATGACCGGGCGAACCGTGAAGATCACACAGCGCGTCGACCCCGCCCTCCTGGGGGGCGCGCGCACGCGGATCGGGTCGAAGATCTACGACGGGACACTGAGGCGCAATCTCGAGGCCCTGCGCGAGAGGCTGGTCGGAACGCACTGA
- the atpA gene encoding F0F1 ATP synthase subunit alpha: MAELKADEITSVLRQQIEGFKAGVDVSEEGTIISAGDGIARIYGLENCMAGELLKLPHNVYGMALNLEEESVGAVLFGEFFKVMEGDTVKRTRRIIEVPIGEALIGRVVNPLGQPLDGKGPIATTRTGPLERIAPGVVDRQPVKEPLQTGIKAIDAMIPIGRGQRELIIGDRQTGKTAIAIDAILNQKDTGVICIYVAIGQKRSTVAQVVKTLQEGGAMAYSIVVSASASEPATLQYIAPYAGCAMGEYFRDNKKHALLIYDDLSKHAAAYREISLLLRRPPGREAYPGDVFYLHSRLLERAAKLSDALGGGSLTALPVIETQAGDVSAYIPTNVISITDGQIYLEGDLFYSGIRPAVNVGISVSRVGGNAQIKAMKQVAGTLRLDMAQYRELAAFAQFGSDLDKATQAQLARGQRLTEILKQLQFRPLPVEKQVIAIFAGINGYLDDLELPKIRVFEEALYKFLDGAGRPVGRKLLEKKTIDDEMKAELRKALDDFKSDFAARVAAA; the protein is encoded by the coding sequence GTGGCCGAACTGAAGGCTGACGAAATCACCAGCGTCCTGAGGCAGCAGATCGAAGGGTTCAAGGCGGGCGTGGACGTCTCGGAAGAGGGGACGATCATCTCCGCCGGGGACGGCATCGCCCGCATCTACGGCCTGGAGAACTGCATGGCGGGGGAGCTCCTGAAGCTGCCCCACAACGTCTATGGCATGGCGCTGAACCTCGAGGAGGAATCGGTCGGCGCCGTGCTGTTCGGCGAGTTCTTCAAGGTCATGGAAGGGGACACCGTCAAGCGGACCAGGCGCATCATCGAGGTCCCGATCGGCGAGGCGCTGATCGGAAGGGTGGTCAATCCGCTGGGCCAGCCGCTGGACGGCAAGGGGCCGATTGCGACGACCCGGACCGGACCCCTGGAGCGGATAGCGCCCGGTGTCGTCGATCGCCAGCCGGTGAAGGAGCCGCTGCAGACCGGCATCAAGGCGATCGACGCGATGATCCCGATCGGCCGGGGACAGCGGGAGCTGATCATCGGCGACCGCCAGACCGGCAAGACCGCGATCGCCATCGACGCCATCCTCAACCAGAAGGACACCGGGGTCATCTGCATCTACGTGGCCATCGGCCAGAAGCGCTCCACCGTGGCGCAGGTGGTCAAGACGCTCCAGGAGGGCGGGGCGATGGCCTACAGCATCGTGGTGAGCGCCTCGGCCTCCGAGCCGGCCACCCTGCAGTACATCGCCCCCTACGCCGGCTGCGCCATGGGCGAGTACTTCCGCGACAACAAGAAGCACGCGCTCCTGATCTACGACGATCTCAGCAAGCATGCCGCCGCGTACCGCGAGATCTCGCTGCTCCTGCGCCGGCCGCCCGGGCGCGAGGCGTACCCGGGGGACGTCTTCTATCTGCACTCGCGCCTCCTGGAGCGCGCCGCCAAGCTGAGCGATGCCCTCGGCGGCGGCTCGCTGACCGCCCTGCCGGTCATCGAGACCCAGGCGGGGGACGTGTCGGCGTACATCCCGACCAACGTCATCTCGATCACGGACGGTCAGATCTACCTGGAGGGGGATCTGTTCTATTCCGGCATCCGTCCGGCGGTGAACGTCGGGATCTCGGTGAGCCGCGTCGGCGGCAACGCGCAGATCAAGGCGATGAAACAGGTCGCCGGCACGCTCCGCCTCGACATGGCGCAGTACCGCGAGCTGGCGGCATTCGCGCAGTTCGGGTCGGACCTCGACAAGGCGACACAGGCGCAGCTGGCGCGTGGGCAGCGGCTCACCGAGATCCTCAAGCAGCTGCAGTTCCGGCCGCTGCCGGTCGAGAAGCAGGTCATCGCCATCTTCGCCGGGATAAACGGCTACCTCGACGACCTGGAGCTGCCGAAGATCCGCGTCTTCGAGGAGGCCCTCTACAAGTTTCTCGACGGCGCCGGCCGTCCCGTGGGACGCAAGCTTCTCGAGAAGAAGACGATCGACGACGAGATGAAGGCGGAGCTGCGCAAGGCCCTGGACGACTTCAAGAGCGATTTCGCGGCCAGGGTGGCGGCCGCCTAG
- the atpG gene encoding ATP synthase F1 subunit gamma: protein MANVRDYRTRIRSVKSTQQITRAMKMVAAAKLRRAQDRILAARPYARKMLEVLSSLAARANPEKHPLLVRRSEGKVLLVVVAADKGLCGSFNTNIVNRARAVLDDLAASSGPAAGTILVDIIGRKARDWFRRRPYPVRRVQVDLIRDVSLEDTRGIATDLIEQFTSGAIDSVRLVYNEFKSVIQQRVVVEPLLPIPRGTFGPGAFEAPDAAAPALEDYIYEPDQEALFAALLPKHVMIQVHRVLLESAAAEHGARMTAMENATRNAGEMIDSLTLQMNKIRQASITKEILEVVSGAEALR from the coding sequence ATGGCCAACGTCCGCGACTATCGCACCCGCATCCGGAGCGTCAAGAGCACGCAGCAGATCACGCGCGCCATGAAGATGGTGGCGGCGGCCAAGCTGCGCCGCGCGCAGGACCGCATCCTGGCGGCGAGGCCCTACGCCCGCAAGATGCTCGAGGTGCTGTCCTCCCTGGCGGCGCGCGCCAACCCCGAGAAGCATCCGCTGCTGGTGCGCCGCTCCGAGGGGAAGGTGCTGCTGGTCGTGGTCGCCGCCGACAAGGGTCTGTGCGGATCGTTCAACACGAACATCGTCAATCGGGCGCGCGCCGTCCTGGACGACCTGGCGGCTTCCTCCGGGCCGGCGGCCGGGACGATCCTGGTGGACATCATCGGTCGCAAGGCGCGCGACTGGTTCCGGCGGCGCCCGTACCCGGTGCGGCGCGTCCAGGTGGACCTGATCAGGGACGTGTCGCTCGAGGACACCCGGGGGATCGCCACCGACCTGATCGAGCAGTTCACGAGCGGGGCGATCGACTCCGTGCGGCTGGTGTACAACGAGTTCAAGTCGGTGATCCAGCAACGGGTCGTGGTGGAGCCGCTCCTGCCGATCCCGCGGGGCACGTTCGGCCCCGGGGCGTTCGAGGCGCCCGACGCGGCCGCCCCGGCCCTCGAGGACTACATCTACGAGCCGGATCAGGAGGCCCTGTTCGCGGCCCTCCTGCCGAAGCACGTGATGATCCAGGTGCACCGGGTGCTTCTGGAATCGGCGGCCGCGGAGCACGGCGCCCGCATGACGGCCATGGAGAACGCCACGCGCAACGCGGGCGAGATGATCGACTCGCTGACGCTGCAGATGAACAAGATCCGCCAGGCGTCGATCACCAAGGAGATCCTGGAGGTCGTGAGCGGCGCCGAGGCCCTGAGGTAG